TGCCATTTATACACTCGGTTGGGCGGAATATCGGAGAAAAGCAGATAGCCACCGTCTTCCGAAACCCAAACGGGGCCTTCCGACCAATCAAAACCTTCAGCCAGTAATTCTAACTGAGCATCAGGCGGAACCACTTGATCTAGCTCCGCCTCTAAGCGGTCAATAGAGCCAATTGTTGGGAAAGAAGGCGGTTTTTCTTCCGTGGTTTCAGCAGAAGTATCATTCGCGGTAGGTGAGCACGCCAGCAGAGTTAGTAAGCTCAGGATTAGGCAGCTTAGTTGTCGTAGCATAAGAGATTACATTTGAGGTTTATATTACGCATTTTTTTAGAAAAAGCGGTTTTGAGTAGTCGATAGTACGCCAGGGTAATCGGGTTTATGCTGTGGCGACTAACACATCTTTACTTTTTCAGTTACTTAAGGTGTAGAAAACTCAACGCACAAAGTTATGAAAATACTGCTTACAGGAGCTAATGGCTACATTGGAGTGAGATTGCTGCCGGTATTGGTACGAGCCGGGCACGACGTGCTTTGTTTGGTACGCGACAAGCGCCGGATGAACGTGGAAAAAGCACTGGTCGATTCGGGCTGCGTTGAATTCTACGAAGCTGACTTACTGAAACCGGAAACGCTGACCAACCTCCCTGGCGATATTGAGGCAGCTTACTATTTAGTACATTCAATGGGAGGAGCGGGTGGCTCAAAAGATTTTGAAGCAATGGAGGAGCAGGCTGCGAATAACTTCATCGCGCAGGTTACCAAAACCCAGTGCCAGCAAATAATTTATCTCAGCGGAATTGTCAATGATAACAACCTTTCTAAACACCTGCGCTCGCGGAGAAATGTAGAACATATTCTGCTCAACAGCGGCGTACCAACCACGGTGCTGCGGGCAGCCATTATTATCGGCTCGGGTGGAGCTTCCTTTGAGATTATTCGCGACTTGGTGGAGAAACTTCCGGTGATGGTCGCTCCCAAATGGGTAAGTACTCGGTGTCAGCCCATCGCTCTGCGTAATGTGTTGCAGTACTTGGAGGGAGTGCTCGAGAAAGAAAAAGCGTACAACAAAATTTTTGACATCGGAGGGCCGGATATTCTAACTTACAAGCAAATGCTGCTGCAATTTGCCAAGGTGCGAGGTCTAATCCGAAGCATTATTTCGGTGCCGGTGCTATCGCCTCGTCTTTCATCACTTTGGTTGTACTTTGTTACCAGCACATCGTTCAACCTAGCGCGTAGCTTGGTAGATAGCATGAAGAATGAAGTAGTTGTGAAGAAAAAAGGTATTGACGAAATTGTGCAACTCGGTCGCCTAATTCCTTACAAAGAAGCGGTAGGACGGGCTTTTCAGCGTATTGCCCAGAATGAAGTTGTTTCTAGTTGGAAAGACTCGCTGAATAGCAGTAAAATGGATATCAATCTATTCGATTACGTAAAAGTGCCCAAGCACGGAGTCTATCGCGATGTACGTAAAGTGGCGTTTAATAAGCCAAAGGAGCAAGTGATTGAAAATATTTGGAGCATTGGGGGCGAACGGGGTTGGTATTACCTTGGGTTTCTGTGGGAAATCCGAGGAATTCTCGATCAGATGATTGGTGGAGTAGGCTTACGACGCGGACGA
This region of Tunicatimonas pelagia genomic DNA includes:
- a CDS encoding SDR family oxidoreductase, encoding MKILLTGANGYIGVRLLPVLVRAGHDVLCLVRDKRRMNVEKALVDSGCVEFYEADLLKPETLTNLPGDIEAAYYLVHSMGGAGGSKDFEAMEEQAANNFIAQVTKTQCQQIIYLSGIVNDNNLSKHLRSRRNVEHILLNSGVPTTVLRAAIIIGSGGASFEIIRDLVEKLPVMVAPKWVSTRCQPIALRNVLQYLEGVLEKEKAYNKIFDIGGPDILTYKQMLLQFAKVRGLIRSIISVPVLSPRLSSLWLYFVTSTSFNLARSLVDSMKNEVVVKKKGIDEIVQLGRLIPYKEAVGRAFQRIAQNEVVSSWKDSLNSSKMDINLFDYVKVPKHGVYRDVRKVAFNKPKEQVIENIWSIGGERGWYYLGFLWEIRGILDQMIGGVGLRRGRRSNTELVPGDALDFWRVLVADKEKGRLLLYAEMKLPGDAWLEFKVIDEDGQCFLLQTATYRPQGLAGRLYWWSVWPFHGFVFPGMAKRVIRFEEKNPEVKEVIA